A window of Synergistales bacterium genomic DNA:
AGACCGCATCCATAGAGCACCTCAAGAACCGCGCGGTCCCGCAGTGCGTACCTGCCCGCCGAACCCTCTTCGATGAGCCTGGTCACCTCTGCCGGGGCCAGGGCCCTGGGCAACCGCTGGGGCAGACTGGGCGCACGGACGGCGACGGCCACATTCCGCGGCACCTCGCCGCTTTGAACGAGATAGGCCAGCCAGCTTTTGACGGCCGAGAGTTTGCGCGCCACCGTGCTTCTGGCGTAGCCGAAGCCCATCATCTCCCGCAGGAAACGACGAATGTGGCCGGTCTCCACGGCTTCCGGCGCGTCTACCCCCTGGGCAAGCAGAAATTCGGCGAACTGGGCGAGATCCACGGCGTAGTTCAGCACCGTGTGGTCCGACCGGCCGAGGGCGTGTCCCATATAGTCCATGTACCTGTCGAGACAGAGCGAGATCCGTTCTTCCATCGTCGGCTATTGTAGCACTTTTTCCACCAATATGAGAAGATTCTGAAGAAAGGTACGCCGATCCGGCTGTCCGGAATGCCGACAGCGGCGACGGAGCCCTCAGGGGATCTCGCCGAGGGGGGCGCAGCAGGCTCCATCGCCGGCGAGGAAGGCGGCGAGGTGTGCGGCGGCGCGTTCGGCCGTGTACTGACAGCGCTCCCGGCGCTTTCTGATCTTGCGTTCGGGCTTGGGGAAGAGGCCGAGATTGAGGTTCATGGGCTGG
This region includes:
- a CDS encoding tyrosine recombinase XerC; amino-acid sequence: MEERISLCLDRYMDYMGHALGRSDHTVLNYAVDLAQFAEFLLAQGVDAPEAVETGHIRRFLREMMGFGYARSTVARKLSAVKSWLAYLVQSGEVPRNVAVAVRAPSLPQRLPRALAPAEVTRLIEEGSAGRYALRDRAVLEVLYGCGLRVAELVSIDWGEVDLIERWIRISGKGKKERQVPVGSYARQALLAWEGETGSRGPLFPGTRGNARLTVRTVHRIVERAGKRAGIAGVSPHVLRHSYATHMLEGGAGLRVLQELMGHESLVTTQRYLRITTDQMKASYMSAHPRSGG